The following proteins are encoded in a genomic region of Synergistaceae bacterium:
- a CDS encoding sugar ABC transporter ATP-binding protein, with protein MFDDPNIVLHCEKIDKIYPGTKALDGVSFDLLKAKVNVLIGENGAGKSTLMKMIAGIEQPSAGKMYMDGQEVFFRDINDAKAKGIGIIHQELSLFPNLTVYQNIFMNHERTNFGLLNDSAHIEGAKKVLKRLEHEIDPNTLVGDLRVGQQQMVEIARNLVSSDLRVLIMDEPTSSLSAAEVKVLFKIMRELLEQGISIVYISHRLEEIMEIGDHVTILRDGKYVADADIKDIKLEWIVENMVGKNTQYHRFKRSIDLEKSGKILEVKNLYLPKTGGGWLLDNVNMYLKKGEVLGIYGLLGAGRSELFECLMGMRPEHSGEIFYNGHKMKVGTIADQLKAGFAIVPEDRQRQGLVQSLDICKNASLASLNDFARFGLMDYTAEGAAVDGEIRELHIKVADKTLPILSLSGGNQQKIVIAKGLMTKPEILLMDEPSRGIDIGAKTEVFEIIHEFSERGLSIIVISSELKEIMAIADRIYVLSNGKCTAELKGADITEDNLVRASYAGLGTGKTQAA; from the coding sequence ATGTTCGATGATCCCAATATCGTATTACACTGTGAAAAAATTGATAAAATTTATCCCGGCACTAAGGCTCTTGATGGAGTCTCGTTTGATTTACTCAAGGCAAAAGTAAATGTCTTAATCGGTGAGAACGGCGCAGGGAAGTCAACCCTAATGAAGATGATAGCCGGAATTGAGCAGCCTTCAGCCGGTAAAATGTACATGGACGGCCAAGAAGTTTTTTTCAGGGACATTAACGACGCTAAAGCAAAGGGAATCGGAATCATACATCAGGAATTAAGCCTATTTCCAAATTTAACAGTCTATCAAAATATTTTCATGAATCACGAGCGTACAAATTTCGGGCTGTTAAATGACTCTGCTCATATTGAGGGCGCTAAAAAAGTTTTAAAGCGTCTTGAGCACGAAATTGACCCTAATACTTTAGTCGGAGATTTAAGAGTCGGCCAGCAGCAAATGGTAGAAATCGCAAGAAATTTAGTGAGCAGTGATCTACGAGTCCTAATTATGGACGAGCCGACAAGCTCATTATCTGCCGCAGAAGTAAAAGTTTTATTCAAGATTATGCGTGAATTACTCGAACAGGGAATCTCTATTGTATATATTTCTCACAGGCTCGAAGAAATTATGGAAATCGGCGATCACGTTACAATTTTGCGCGATGGGAAGTATGTAGCCGACGCAGATATTAAAGATATAAAACTTGAATGGATAGTAGAGAATATGGTCGGCAAGAATACCCAGTATCATAGATTCAAACGCTCTATAGATTTAGAGAAGTCCGGAAAAATTTTAGAAGTCAAGAATCTATATTTGCCTAAGACTGGCGGCGGGTGGCTGCTCGATAATGTAAATATGTACCTCAAAAAAGGTGAAGTGCTCGGCATTTATGGGCTTCTCGGTGCAGGCAGGAGCGAATTATTTGAGTGCTTAATGGGTATGCGTCCCGAACACAGCGGAGAAATTTTTTATAACGGTCATAAAATGAAAGTCGGCACTATTGCAGATCAGTTAAAGGCGGGATTTGCTATTGTACCTGAAGATAGACAGCGGCAGGGACTCGTTCAAAGTCTTGATATTTGTAAGAATGCTTCTCTTGCGTCACTGAATGATTTTGCGAGATTCGGACTCATGGATTATACAGCAGAGGGCGCAGCAGTTGACGGCGAAATTAGAGAACTTCACATAAAAGTTGCTGATAAAACACTGCCGATTCTTTCACTATCAGGGGGCAATCAGCAAAAAATTGTAATCGCAAAAGGACTCATGACTAAACCCGAAATTTTATTAATGGATGAGCCCTCACGAGGTATTGACATCGGCGCAAAGACTGAAGTTTTCGAGATTATTCACGAATTTTCAGAGCGGGGACTCTCAATAATTGTCATATCGTCGGAGCTTAAAGAAATTATGGCCATCGCTGATAGAATTTATGTATTATCAAACGGGAAG